Proteins from a single region of Pseudarthrobacter sp. NIBRBAC000502772:
- a CDS encoding immunity 26/phosphotriesterase HocA family protein — MSETNIRILKPSRKKPASGDIFALQLPDEQYVFGRVISADLPADKAPMPGSYPIYIYDHVSSAKSPALDQLRPDFLLLPPIFINRIPWTKGYFETVGTQPLSDEDLLAQHCFRRWTGEYRDEQGHPIPAPVEPCGDWALSSYRWLDDHISDQLGFPRLPE, encoded by the coding sequence ATGAGCGAAACAAATATACGGATTCTCAAGCCCAGTCGTAAAAAGCCGGCTTCCGGTGACATCTTTGCGTTACAGCTGCCAGACGAGCAGTACGTGTTTGGCAGGGTTATTTCCGCGGATCTTCCTGCGGATAAGGCACCCATGCCCGGCTCATATCCCATCTACATTTACGATCACGTTTCATCTGCGAAAAGTCCCGCATTAGACCAGCTAAGACCGGACTTTCTACTCCTCCCGCCCATATTCATAAACCGCATACCCTGGACCAAAGGCTACTTCGAAACCGTCGGCACCCAGCCCCTGTCGGACGAAGATCTATTGGCCCAGCACTGTTTCCGTCGATGGACCGGAGAGTATAGGGATGAACAGGGTCACCCTATTCCTGCACCAGTGGAGCCCTGCGGGGACTGGGCTCTTTCCAGCTATCGCTGGCTGGATGACCACATCAGTGACCAGTTGGGATTTCCGCGCCTACCCGAATGA
- a CDS encoding zinc-dependent alcohol dehydrogenase family protein, which produces MRATIMYGAGDVRVENVPDPVIQNPTDAIVRIVNSCICGSDLHPYHGMPSSRQGSPMGHEFIGVVEETGKDVSTLKKGDFVIAPFAWSDGTCVFCREGLQTSCRHGGFWASNGIGGAQAEAVRVPFADGTLVKAPVGEDSELLPSLLTLSDVYGTGYHAAIKAGVNARTTVTVIGDGAVGLMAVLSAKQLGAEQIILMGRHKARTDLGIEYGATDVVAERGEAGIEKVRELSGGDGTHTVLECVGHRPAYDQALGVIRPGGVISRVGVPQYEDAPIGFGSMFGPNITLTGGPAPVRAYIETLLPGVLDGTVNPGKVFDRTISLNEVPDGYRAMDSREALKVLVRP; this is translated from the coding sequence ATGCGAGCAACCATCATGTATGGCGCCGGTGACGTGCGCGTGGAGAACGTGCCCGATCCCGTCATCCAGAATCCGACCGACGCGATCGTGCGGATCGTCAATTCCTGTATCTGCGGCTCCGACCTGCACCCCTACCACGGCATGCCCTCGTCCAGGCAGGGCAGCCCCATGGGCCACGAGTTCATCGGCGTCGTGGAGGAAACAGGCAAGGACGTGTCCACCCTGAAGAAGGGGGACTTCGTCATCGCCCCGTTCGCCTGGTCCGACGGTACCTGCGTCTTCTGCCGTGAAGGCCTGCAGACCTCCTGCCGCCACGGCGGATTCTGGGCCTCGAACGGAATCGGCGGCGCCCAGGCCGAGGCCGTCCGTGTCCCGTTCGCCGACGGCACCCTGGTCAAGGCCCCTGTGGGTGAGGACAGCGAGCTGCTGCCGTCGCTGCTGACCCTCTCCGACGTCTACGGCACCGGCTACCACGCCGCCATCAAGGCAGGCGTCAACGCCCGGACCACTGTCACGGTCATCGGTGACGGCGCCGTCGGGCTGATGGCGGTGCTGTCCGCCAAGCAGCTCGGTGCCGAGCAGATCATCCTGATGGGCCGGCACAAGGCCCGCACCGACCTGGGCATCGAATACGGTGCCACCGACGTCGTCGCCGAGCGCGGTGAGGCCGGCATTGAGAAGGTGCGCGAACTCAGCGGCGGCGACGGAACGCACACCGTCCTTGAGTGCGTGGGGCACCGGCCGGCGTACGACCAGGCCCTCGGCGTGATCCGCCCGGGCGGCGTCATCAGCCGCGTGGGGGTGCCCCAGTACGAGGACGCTCCGATCGGTTTCGGCTCCATGTTCGGCCCGAACATCACGCTCACCGGCGGCCCGGCTCCCGTGCGCGCCTACATCGAGACGCTGCTGCCCGGCGTCCTTGACGGCACCGTAAACCCCGGCAAGGTCTTCGACCGCACCATCAGCCTGAACGAGGTCCCCGACGGCTACCGCGCCATGGATTCCCGCGAAGCCCTGAAGGTCCTGGTCCGTCCGTAG